A window of Shewanella mesophila contains these coding sequences:
- the birA gene encoding bifunctional biotin--[acetyl-CoA-carboxylase] ligase/biotin operon repressor BirA, with translation MHDQWQRKRTILAELSKGGFVSGEALATNLGISRAAVSKHIASLEEFGVDVFSVKGKGYKLATPLSLIDERQLKAALNARCFYFDDIPSTNAFLLNHVNELSRGDICIAEHQSAGRGRRGRTWVSPYGGHLYASLYWQFSQGMAQAMGLSLVVACSLVTVLRNMGVAGVGVKWPNDIYLNHKKLAGVLVEMSGQADSECHVVIGIGVNMSMSAQQSQKIDQPWSDLSELAQMPDKTALMVQLQQQLVADLEQFEVDGLKAFKQRWRDVDLFDGQPIKLLMGDNVVEGICCGIDDQGAVLLQNEQGIQAYVGGEISLRAQ, from the coding sequence ATGCATGATCAGTGGCAGCGTAAAAGGACAATTCTTGCTGAGTTAAGTAAAGGAGGTTTCGTTTCAGGAGAGGCTTTAGCGACCAACCTTGGGATCTCTCGCGCCGCCGTGAGCAAGCACATTGCTAGCTTAGAAGAGTTTGGTGTTGATGTTTTTAGCGTTAAGGGAAAAGGTTATAAGCTAGCAACACCGCTAAGTTTGATAGATGAAAGACAGTTGAAGGCCGCTTTAAATGCTCGCTGTTTTTATTTTGATGACATCCCTTCAACTAACGCTTTTTTACTTAATCATGTAAATGAACTCAGTAGAGGCGATATCTGTATTGCAGAGCACCAATCCGCTGGTCGAGGACGCCGCGGGCGGACTTGGGTGTCGCCTTATGGTGGCCACCTTTATGCGTCGCTTTATTGGCAGTTCTCTCAGGGCATGGCACAAGCCATGGGTCTTAGCCTTGTGGTCGCATGCTCATTGGTTACTGTACTGCGTAACATGGGCGTTGCTGGCGTTGGCGTTAAGTGGCCGAATGATATCTATCTAAACCATAAGAAGCTCGCTGGCGTATTAGTGGAAATGAGCGGTCAGGCCGATAGTGAATGTCATGTCGTCATCGGTATCGGCGTTAATATGTCGATGTCAGCCCAGCAATCACAAAAGATAGATCAGCCTTGGAGTGATCTGTCTGAATTGGCGCAGATGCCTGATAAGACTGCGCTTATGGTTCAATTGCAGCAGCAGTTAGTTGCGGATCTGGAGCAATTTGAAGTCGATGGCCTAAAAGCCTTTAAGCAACGCTGGCGCGACGTCGATCTATTCGATGGTCAGCCCATTAAACTGTTAATGGGTGATAATGTCGTTGAAGGTATCTGCTGTGGTATAGATGATCAAGGTGCCGTTTTATTGCAAAATGAGCAGGGGATTCAGGCCTATGTTGGCGGTGAAATATCGCTGCGTGCGCAATAA
- the coaA gene encoding type I pantothenate kinase — MQATNQIHNALYLAFERQQWAELRKSVPLMLSETDLEDLRGINESISLDEVTDIYLPLSRLLNLIVGAKQQRGLVLNQFLGRIPPKRPYIISIAGSVAVGKSTTARILQALLRQWPEHPKVDLVTTDGFLYPLAELKHRGLLQRKGFPESYDMKMLVEFVSKIKAGESLVHAPIYSHISYDRITDTNQIIQQPDILIIEGLNVLQTGQDTHVAIQQPFVSDFVDFSIYVDAEESLLKNWYISRFLQFRSGAFSDPSSYFHHYSELSDGEATKIAANIWDSINGPNLNLNILPTRDRAHLILRKGTDHLMNQVLLRK, encoded by the coding sequence ATGCAAGCCACAAACCAAATTCACAATGCTCTATATCTAGCATTCGAGCGTCAACAGTGGGCGGAACTCAGAAAATCTGTGCCGTTAATGTTGAGCGAAACAGATCTAGAAGATTTACGTGGCATAAATGAATCAATTTCCTTAGATGAAGTGACAGATATATACCTACCACTGAGTCGACTATTAAACCTTATCGTAGGAGCAAAGCAACAGCGTGGTTTGGTACTGAATCAATTTCTGGGACGAATCCCCCCTAAACGTCCCTACATTATCAGCATTGCTGGTAGCGTGGCCGTAGGTAAAAGTACCACAGCACGTATTTTACAGGCATTGCTTAGGCAGTGGCCGGAGCACCCCAAAGTTGACCTAGTCACCACGGATGGCTTCTTATATCCATTAGCGGAACTGAAGCACCGTGGCTTATTGCAGCGTAAGGGTTTTCCAGAAAGTTATGATATGAAGATGCTGGTCGAATTTGTCTCTAAGATAAAGGCGGGTGAGAGTCTTGTTCACGCGCCAATCTACTCACATATTAGTTACGATAGAATCACTGATACTAATCAAATTATTCAGCAGCCTGATATTCTAATCATTGAAGGACTTAACGTTCTCCAGACAGGTCAAGATACTCATGTGGCGATTCAACAACCTTTTGTCTCTGATTTTGTGGATTTTTCCATTTATGTGGATGCAGAAGAATCACTGCTAAAAAATTGGTACATATCCCGATTTTTGCAATTTAGAAGTGGCGCATTTAGCGACCCTAGTTCCTACTTTCACCATTATTCTGAGTTGAGTGATGGCGAGGCAACTAAGATAGCCGCTAACATTTGGGATAGCATTAATGGCCCTAATCTCAATCTCAACATTCTACCGACGAGAGACCGGGCTCATCTAATCCTCCGTAAAGGTACTGATCATTTGATGAACCAGGTGTTACTAAGAAAATAG
- the tuf gene encoding elongation factor Tu has protein sequence MAKEKFERSKPHVNVGTIGHVDHGKTTLTAAISAVLAKTHGGEVKNFAQIDNAPEERERGITINTSHIEYDTPTRHYAHVDCPGHADYVKNMITGAAQMDGAILVVASTDGPMPQTREHILLSRQVGVPFIIVFMNKCDMVDDEELLELVEMEVRELLSEYDFPGDDLPVIQGSALKALEGEPEWEAKILELADALDTYIPEPERAIDGAFILPIEDVFSISGRGTVVTGRVERGIVRVGDEVEIVGIKDTTKTTCTGVEMFRKLLDEGRAGENCGVLLRGTKRDEVERGQVLAKPGSITPHTTFKSEIYVLSKEEGGRHTPFFKGYRPQFYFRTTDVTGTIELPEGVEMVMPGDNVAMTVTLICPIAMDEGLRFAIREGGRTVGAGVVAEIVA, from the coding sequence ATGGCTAAAGAAAAATTTGAACGTAGCAAACCTCACGTAAACGTGGGCACCATCGGTCACGTTGACCATGGTAAAACAACTCTAACAGCAGCTATCTCAGCTGTATTGGCTAAGACTCACGGTGGTGAAGTTAAGAACTTTGCTCAAATCGATAACGCTCCAGAAGAGCGTGAGCGTGGTATTACAATTAATACTTCTCACATCGAATATGACACACCAACACGTCACTACGCACACGTAGACTGTCCAGGTCACGCGGATTATGTTAAGAACATGATCACTGGTGCTGCACAGATGGACGGCGCTATCCTAGTAGTAGCTTCTACAGATGGTCCAATGCCACAAACTCGTGAGCACATCCTGCTTTCACGTCAGGTTGGCGTACCATTCATCATCGTATTCATGAACAAGTGTGACATGGTTGATGACGAAGAGCTTCTAGAACTAGTAGAAATGGAAGTTCGTGAACTTCTATCTGAATATGACTTCCCAGGTGATGACCTACCAGTTATCCAAGGTTCTGCGCTTAAAGCCCTTGAAGGCGAACCAGAGTGGGAAGCTAAGATTCTTGAACTAGCTGACGCTCTAGATACTTATATCCCAGAGCCAGAGCGTGCAATCGACGGTGCCTTCATTCTACCAATCGAAGACGTATTCTCAATTTCAGGCCGTGGTACAGTAGTAACTGGTCGTGTTGAGCGTGGTATCGTACGCGTAGGTGACGAAGTAGAAATCGTTGGTATCAAAGATACGACTAAGACTACTTGTACTGGTGTTGAAATGTTCCGTAAGCTGCTTGACGAAGGTCGTGCAGGTGAGAACTGTGGTGTACTACTACGTGGTACTAAGCGTGATGAAGTTGAGCGTGGTCAAGTATTGGCTAAGCCTGGTTCAATCACTCCACACACTACTTTCAAGTCAGAAATCTATGTTCTGTCTAAAGAAGAAGGTGGACGTCACACTCCATTCTTCAAAGGCTACCGTCCACAGTTCTACTTCCGTACAACTGACGTAACCGGTACTATCGAATTGCCAGAAGGCGTAGAGATGGTAATGCCTGGTGACAACGTAGCAATGACTGTAACGCTAATCTGCCCAATCGCGATGGACGAAGGTTTACGCTTCGCAATCCGTGAAGGTGGTCGTACAGTTGGTGCTGGTGTTGTTGCAGAGATCGTAGCTTAA
- the secE gene encoding preprotein translocase subunit SecE: protein MTTNTENQGNSLDIVKWGLVVILLAAAIIANQMYSEASVLVRAIGVVVAFAVAGFIALQTVKGKEALTFARESHIEVRKVVWPTRQEALNTTFIVLAATGILALILWGMDAVLLRIVNFITGV, encoded by the coding sequence ATGACAACAAATACAGAAAACCAGGGTAACTCTCTGGATATCGTAAAATGGGGCCTAGTAGTGATTCTACTGGCGGCTGCCATTATTGCTAATCAAATGTATAGCGAAGCTAGCGTATTGGTTCGTGCTATCGGTGTCGTAGTGGCATTCGCAGTAGCCGGCTTTATTGCTCTTCAAACCGTGAAGGGCAAGGAAGCGCTGACTTTTGCTCGCGAATCTCACATTGAAGTTCGTAAAGTGGTTTGGCCTACGCGTCAAGAAGCCCTAAATACGACATTCATCGTTCTAGCGGCAACAGGTATACTGGCATTGATCCTTTGGGGTATGGATGCAGTATTGCTGAGAATTGTTAATTTTATTACAGGCGTATAG
- the nusG gene encoding transcription termination/antitermination protein NusG produces the protein MTEAKKRWYVVQAFSGYEGRVCKSLLEHIKMHEMEHYFGEVLVPTEEVVEMRAGQRRKSERKFFPGYVLVQMEMNDESWHLVKSIPRVMGFIGGTSDRPAPISDKEADAILQRLQETTESPTHRVMFEPGEVVRVTDGPFADFNGTVEEVDYEKNRVKVSVMIFGRSTPVELDFGQIEKS, from the coding sequence ATGACTGAAGCAAAAAAAAGATGGTATGTGGTTCAGGCCTTTTCTGGTTATGAAGGTCGTGTGTGCAAATCATTGCTTGAACACATCAAAATGCACGAAATGGAGCACTACTTCGGTGAGGTTTTAGTACCGACTGAAGAAGTGGTCGAAATGCGCGCTGGTCAGCGTCGCAAGAGCGAACGCAAATTTTTCCCTGGCTATGTATTAGTTCAGATGGAAATGAATGACGAAAGCTGGCATTTAGTGAAAAGCATCCCGCGTGTGATGGGCTTCATTGGCGGTACTTCAGATCGCCCTGCGCCTATTTCTGATAAAGAAGCTGACGCAATTTTGCAACGCCTTCAAGAGACCACTGAGTCTCCAACTCATCGCGTTATGTTTGAGCCTGGTGAAGTTGTACGTGTTACCGACGGTCCTTTCGCAGACTTCAATGGTACTGTTGAAGAAGTCGATTACGAGAAGAACCGCGTTAAAGTGTCGGTGATGATTTTCGGTCGTTCGACGCCTGTAGAACTTGATTTTGGTCAGATTGAAAAAAGCTGA
- the rplK gene encoding 50S ribosomal protein L11 has protein sequence MAKKVDGYIKLQVAAGAANPSPPVGPALGQKGVNIMEFCKAFNARTEKFEKGMPIPVVITVYTDRSFTFETKTPPASFLLLKAAGLKSGSGRPNTQKVGTIKRSAVQEIAETKAADMTGADIEAMTRSIEGTARSMGLVVED, from the coding sequence ATGGCAAAGAAAGTTGATGGTTACATCAAACTACAAGTAGCAGCCGGTGCTGCAAATCCGTCGCCACCAGTTGGTCCAGCATTGGGTCAGAAAGGTGTTAACATCATGGAATTCTGTAAAGCATTCAATGCTCGTACTGAAAAGTTCGAGAAAGGTATGCCAATTCCTGTCGTTATCACTGTTTACACTGATCGCTCTTTCACTTTTGAAACTAAGACGCCACCTGCTTCATTCCTACTGCTTAAAGCAGCAGGTCTTAAGTCTGGTTCAGGCCGTCCTAACACTCAAAAAGTGGGGACTATCAAGCGTAGCGCTGTCCAGGAAATCGCTGAGACTAAAGCCGCTGATATGACTGGTGCTGATATTGAAGCGATGACTCGCTCAATTGAAGGTACTGCGCGTTCAATGGGTTTGGTAGTAGAGGATTAA
- the rplA gene encoding 50S ribosomal protein L1: MAKLTKRARLIREKVEVTKSYDINEAVALLKELATAKFVESVDVAVNLGVDPRKSDQNVRGATVLPHGTGRDVRVAVFTQGANADAAKEAGAELVGMDDLAAQVKAGEMNFDVVIASPDAMRVVGQLGQILGPRGLMPNPKTGTVTPNVAEAVKNAKAGQVRYRNDKNGIIHTTIGKVDFDTVQLKENLEALLGALIKAKPAAAKGVFVKKVSISTTMGAGVAVDQGTLTPAA; encoded by the coding sequence ATGGCAAAGCTAACTAAACGCGCGCGTTTGATCCGCGAAAAAGTAGAAGTAACTAAGAGCTACGACATCAACGAAGCTGTTGCACTACTTAAAGAACTAGCTACTGCTAAGTTCGTTGAGAGTGTAGACGTAGCGGTTAACCTAGGTGTTGACCCACGTAAATCTGACCAAAACGTGCGTGGTGCTACTGTACTACCACACGGTACAGGTCGTGACGTACGTGTTGCTGTGTTCACTCAAGGCGCTAACGCTGACGCTGCTAAAGAAGCAGGTGCTGAACTTGTTGGTATGGATGACCTTGCTGCACAAGTTAAAGCTGGCGAAATGAACTTCGACGTAGTTATCGCATCTCCAGATGCAATGCGCGTTGTTGGTCAGTTAGGTCAAATCTTAGGCCCACGTGGTCTAATGCCTAACCCTAAAACTGGTACTGTGACTCCAAACGTTGCAGAAGCAGTTAAGAACGCTAAAGCTGGTCAAGTGCGTTATCGCAATGACAAGAATGGTATTATCCACACTACTATCGGTAAAGTGGACTTCGATACTGTTCAATTAAAAGAAAACCTAGAAGCTCTTCTTGGCGCGCTTATCAAAGCTAAGCCAGCTGCTGCTAAAGGCGTTTTCGTTAAGAAAGTTAGCATCTCTACCACTATGGGTGCAGGTGTTGCGGTTGATCAGGGTACCCTGACTCCAGCTGCTTAA
- the rplJ gene encoding 50S ribosomal protein L10, with protein sequence MALRLEDKKAIVAEVNEAAKGALSAVVADSRGVTVGDMTGLRKAAREAGVYVKVVRNTLVKRAVEGTAFECLSDTFTGPTLIAFSNEHPGAAARLLKDFAKVQGNFEIKAAAFEGELIPADNIDRLAKLPTYEEALAQFMMTLKEASAGKFVRTLAALRDQKEAA encoded by the coding sequence ATGGCATTAAGACTCGAAGACAAAAAAGCGATTGTTGCTGAAGTCAACGAAGCTGCCAAAGGTGCTTTATCTGCAGTTGTAGCCGATTCACGCGGTGTAACTGTAGGTGATATGACCGGTCTTCGTAAAGCCGCTCGTGAAGCTGGTGTGTACGTTAAAGTTGTACGTAACACTCTAGTTAAACGCGCTGTTGAAGGTACTGCTTTTGAGTGCCTAAGCGATACGTTTACAGGTCCTACTTTGATCGCATTCTCTAATGAGCATCCAGGTGCAGCAGCGCGTCTTCTTAAAGACTTCGCTAAAGTACAAGGTAACTTTGAGATCAAAGCAGCAGCCTTTGAAGGGGAATTAATCCCTGCAGATAACATTGATCGTTTAGCAAAACTACCAACATACGAAGAAGCACTAGCTCAGTTCATGATGACTCTAAAAGAAGCATCTGCTGGCAAGTTCGTTCGTACATTGGCCGCTCTACGCGATCAGAAAGAAGCTGCTTAA
- the rplL gene encoding 50S ribosomal protein L7/L12, whose translation MSITKDQILEALAAMSVMEVVELIEAMEEKFGVSAAAAVVSGGGEAAAAEEKTEFDVILTSHGDNKVAVIKALRGATGLGLKEAKGMAESAPVAVKEAISKEEAEALKTELEAAGAAVEIK comes from the coding sequence ATGTCTATCACTAAAGACCAAATCTTAGAAGCCCTTGCAGCAATGTCTGTAATGGAAGTTGTTGAACTAATCGAAGCAATGGAAGAGAAGTTTGGCGTTTCTGCCGCTGCTGCTGTTGTTTCTGGTGGTGGCGAAGCTGCTGCTGCTGAAGAGAAAACAGAATTCGACGTAATTCTTACTTCTCATGGCGACAACAAAGTTGCAGTAATTAAAGCACTTCGTGGCGCTACAGGTCTAGGCCTGAAAGAAGCTAAAGGTATGGCTGAATCTGCTCCAGTAGCAGTTAAAGAAGCTATCTCTAAAGAAGAAGCTGAAGCTCTTAAGACTGAACTTGAAGCGGCTGGTGCTGCTGTTGAGATCAAGTAA
- the rpoB gene encoding DNA-directed RNA polymerase subunit beta, translating into MVYSYSEKKRIRKDFGKRPQVLDIPYLLSIQLDSFKKFTDQDPTGERGLEAAFRSVFPIKSFSGNSELQYVSYKLGEPVFDVKECQIRGVTYSAPLRVKLRMVLYDREAAPGTVKDIKEQEVYMGDIPLMTDNGTFVINGTERVIVSQLHRSPGVFFDHDRGKTHSSGKVLYNARIIPYRGSWLDFEFDPKDALFVRIDRRRKLAASIILRALDYSTQDILDLFFERVQYKIKKDTLVMGLVADRLRGETASYDIKDAEGTILVEKGRRITARHIRQLEKTNTTELEVPVEYISGKIAAQDYIDPDTGEVLVSANAEISLEDLAKLSMAGIKEIDTLFINELDHGAYISDTLRIDSTTNRLEALVEIYRMMRPGEPPTKDAAEALFQNLFFSEERYDLSKVGRMKFNRRLSIDDDEGTGILTKEDIVAVMQNIIKIRNGNDEVDDIDHLGNRRIRSVGEMAENQFRVGLVRVERAVRERLSLGDLNELMPQDLINAKPISAAVKEFFGSSQLSQFMDQNNPLSEVTHKRRISALGPGGLTRERAGFEVRDVHPTHYGRLCPIETPEGPNIGLINSLASFARTNSYGFLETPYRKVVDGVITDQVDYLSAIEEGRYVIAQANIEIDADGRMVEEQIACRHKGESTFMRAADVQYMDVSPQQIISVAASLIPFLEHDDANRALMGANMQRQAVPTLRADKPLVGTGIERTLAVDSGVVVAAKRGGYVDYVDASRIVVKVNEAELTPGEAGIDIYNLTKYTRSNQNTCINQRPCCSVGDPVVRGDVLADGPSTDLGDLALGQNMRIAFMPWNGYNFEDSILISERVAQEDRFTTIHIQELSCIARDTKLGSEEITADIPNVGESALSKLDESGIVYIGAEVKGGDILVGKVTPKGETQLTPEEKLLRAIFGEKASDVKDSSLRVPNSVKGTIIDVQVFTRDGVEKDKRAVEIEEMHIAQAKKDLTEEFKILEDGVIGRARNLLLGAGYTEVQLDAIPRSQLLVQTIDDETKQTELEQLAEQAEELKADFDKKFEIKRRKITQGDDLAPGVLKIVKVYLAVKRTIQPGDKMAGRHGNKGVISKINPVEDMPYDENGNPVDIVLNPLGVPSRMNIGQVLEVHLGAAAKGIGDKITAMLEEQRELAELRNYIKQVYELGEDVQQRVDIDSFTDEEVIRLAKNLKGGIPTATPAFDGAKEKEIKEMLELAGLPTSGQRTLFDGRTGNQFERPVTVGYMYMLKLNHLVDDKMHARSTGSYSLVTQQPLGGKAQFGGQRFGEMEVWALEAYGAAYTLQEMLTVKSDDVNGRTQMYKNIVDGNHQMQPGMPESFNVLLKEIRSLGINIELDQQ; encoded by the coding sequence ATGGTTTACTCCTATTCTGAAAAGAAGCGTATTCGCAAAGACTTTGGTAAGCGTCCACAAGTTTTGGATATCCCTTACCTATTGTCAATCCAGTTGGACTCCTTTAAGAAGTTCACCGATCAAGATCCTACAGGCGAGCGTGGTTTAGAAGCCGCTTTCCGTAGCGTTTTTCCCATCAAGAGCTTTTCTGGCAATTCAGAGCTGCAATATGTCAGCTATAAGCTAGGCGAGCCAGTTTTTGATGTGAAAGAGTGTCAAATTCGCGGTGTTACGTACTCTGCGCCACTACGTGTTAAGTTACGTATGGTTCTGTATGACCGTGAAGCTGCGCCTGGCACAGTAAAAGATATTAAAGAACAAGAAGTCTATATGGGGGATATCCCTCTTATGACTGATAACGGTACCTTTGTTATCAATGGTACTGAGCGTGTTATCGTTTCACAGCTACATCGTAGCCCTGGTGTGTTCTTCGACCACGACCGTGGTAAGACCCACTCTTCTGGTAAGGTGCTTTATAACGCACGTATTATTCCTTACCGTGGTTCTTGGTTGGATTTTGAATTCGACCCTAAAGATGCACTATTCGTACGTATTGACCGTCGTCGTAAACTTGCGGCTTCTATCATCCTACGTGCGCTAGATTACTCTACCCAAGATATTCTTGATCTGTTCTTTGAACGTGTTCAATACAAGATTAAGAAAGATACTTTGGTAATGGGTCTAGTTGCTGATCGCCTACGCGGTGAAACAGCAAGCTACGATATTAAAGATGCTGAAGGTACTATCTTAGTTGAGAAAGGACGTCGCATTACTGCGCGTCATATTCGTCAACTTGAAAAGACTAATACTACAGAGCTTGAAGTACCAGTTGAGTACATCTCTGGTAAGATCGCGGCACAAGATTATATTGACCCAGATACGGGCGAAGTATTGGTTTCTGCTAACGCAGAGATCAGCCTAGAAGATCTTGCTAAGCTTTCAATGGCCGGCATCAAAGAGATCGATACACTGTTTATCAACGAGCTTGATCACGGTGCATACATCTCTGACACATTGCGTATCGATTCTACAACTAACCGTCTAGAAGCGTTAGTTGAGATCTATCGTATGATGCGTCCTGGCGAGCCACCAACCAAAGATGCTGCAGAAGCATTATTCCAGAACTTGTTCTTCAGTGAAGAGCGTTATGATCTATCTAAAGTAGGTCGTATGAAGTTCAACCGTCGTCTAAGCATTGATGACGATGAAGGTACAGGCATTCTTACCAAAGAAGATATCGTTGCAGTAATGCAAAACATCATCAAGATCCGTAACGGTAATGATGAAGTCGATGATATCGATCACTTGGGTAACCGTCGTATCCGTAGTGTTGGCGAAATGGCTGAAAACCAGTTCCGTGTTGGTCTAGTTCGTGTAGAACGTGCCGTACGTGAGCGTTTAAGCCTTGGTGATCTTAATGAACTTATGCCTCAAGATCTGATCAACGCTAAGCCTATTTCTGCTGCAGTGAAAGAGTTCTTCGGTTCTTCACAGCTGTCTCAGTTCATGGACCAAAACAACCCACTATCAGAAGTGACTCATAAGCGCCGTATTTCGGCTCTTGGTCCTGGTGGTTTGACTCGTGAGCGTGCAGGTTTCGAAGTTCGAGACGTTCACCCAACTCACTACGGTCGTCTATGTCCAATTGAGACCCCTGAAGGTCCAAACATTGGTCTAATTAACTCGTTAGCAAGCTTTGCGCGTACTAACTCTTATGGTTTCCTTGAAACACCTTACCGTAAGGTAGTTGATGGTGTGATTACTGATCAGGTTGATTACTTGTCAGCAATCGAAGAAGGCCGTTACGTTATTGCACAGGCAAACATCGAGATTGATGCCGATGGCCGTATGGTTGAAGAGCAGATTGCTTGTCGTCATAAGGGTGAATCTACCTTTATGCGCGCTGCCGACGTTCAATATATGGACGTATCGCCACAACAGATCATCTCAGTTGCTGCGTCACTGATCCCATTCCTAGAACACGATGATGCTAACCGTGCATTGATGGGTGCGAACATGCAACGTCAAGCGGTTCCAACATTGCGCGCCGATAAGCCGCTTGTTGGTACTGGTATCGAACGTACGCTAGCGGTTGACTCAGGTGTTGTTGTTGCAGCTAAGCGTGGTGGTTATGTTGATTACGTTGACGCTAGCCGCATTGTAGTTAAGGTAAACGAAGCAGAATTGACTCCAGGTGAAGCTGGTATCGATATCTACAACTTGACCAAATACACTCGTTCTAACCAGAACACCTGTATTAACCAGCGTCCATGTTGCAGCGTTGGTGACCCAGTTGTTCGTGGTGACGTACTAGCCGATGGCCCATCTACCGATTTAGGTGATTTGGCACTTGGTCAGAACATGCGTATCGCGTTCATGCCTTGGAACGGTTATAACTTCGAGGATTCGATCTTAATCTCTGAGCGCGTTGCGCAAGAGGATCGTTTCACCACTATCCACATTCAAGAGCTTTCATGTATCGCTCGTGATACTAAGTTGGGTAGCGAAGAGATCACTGCTGATATTCCAAACGTAGGTGAGTCTGCGCTTTCTAAGCTAGATGAATCAGGTATCGTTTATATTGGTGCTGAAGTTAAGGGTGGCGACATCCTAGTGGGCAAAGTGACGCCTAAGGGTGAAACACAGCTGACTCCAGAAGAGAAGCTCTTGCGTGCTATCTTCGGTGAAAAAGCATCAGATGTTAAAGATAGCTCACTACGTGTACCTAACTCAGTTAAAGGTACTATCATCGACGTTCAGGTATTTACCCGTGACGGCGTTGAGAAAGATAAGCGTGCGGTAGAAATCGAAGAGATGCATATCGCTCAGGCTAAGAAAGACCTAACTGAAGAATTTAAGATTCTTGAAGATGGTGTGATTGGCCGTGCTCGCAACCTATTACTAGGTGCTGGCTACACTGAAGTACAGCTTGATGCAATTCCACGTTCACAGTTGTTAGTGCAAACTATCGACGATGAAACTAAGCAAACTGAACTAGAACAGTTAGCTGAGCAAGCGGAAGAGCTAAAAGCAGACTTCGATAAGAAGTTCGAGATCAAACGTCGCAAGATCACCCAAGGTGATGACTTAGCACCTGGCGTACTTAAGATCGTTAAGGTTTACCTTGCGGTTAAGCGTACTATCCAGCCTGGTGATAAGATGGCGGGTCGTCACGGTAACAAGGGTGTTATCTCTAAGATTAACCCTGTAGAAGATATGCCGTACGACGAAAATGGTAACCCAGTGGACATCGTATTGAACCCACTAGGTGTACCATCTCGTATGAACATCGGTCAGGTTCTTGAAGTGCATTTAGGCGCTGCAGCGAAAGGTATCGGTGACAAGATCACTGCTATGCTAGAAGAGCAGCGTGAGCTTGCAGAGCTTCGTAATTACATCAAGCAAGTTTATGAACTTGGTGAAGACGTGCAGCAGCGCGTTGATATCGATTCATTTACTGATGAAGAAGTTATTCGTCTTGCTAAGAACCTTAAAGGCGGTATTCCGACTGCGACTCCAGCATTCGATGGTGCAAAAGAGAAAGAAATTAAGGAGATGCTAGAATTAGCTGGTCTTCCTACTTCTGGACAGCGCACCTTGTTTGACGGTCGTACCGGTAACCAATTCGAACGTCCAGTAACCGTTGGTTACATGTACATGCTTAAACTTAACCACTTGGTTGACGATAAGATGCACGCGCGTTCAACAGGTTCTTACAGTCTTGTTACTCAGCAACCACTGGGCGGTAAAGCTCAGTTTGGTGGTCAGCGTTTCGGTGAGATGGAAGTGTGGGCACTTGAAGCATACGGTGCCGCTTACACTCTACAAGAGATGCTTACTGTTAAGTCAGATGATGTTAACGGTCGTACTCAGATGTATAAGAACATCGTCGACGGTAACCATCAGATGCAGCCAGGTATGCCTGAGTCCTTCAACGTATTGCTGAAGGAGATCCGTTCACTCGGTATTAATATCGAGTTGGATCAACAGTAA